One genomic window of Kaistia geumhonensis includes the following:
- a CDS encoding ABC transporter permease: protein MIRSAFASLVLTALLLVLVVGVVLVPIAMRLPDPLAVLDMFVLGPFRNPRHTGNIVEMATPAMMCGLAVAIMFRAGMFNLGVEGAFFLGGLATVATVLVVPLPGWAMAPVGLLVGAVVGSSICAVPGYLKARYEASELVSSLMLNFAALFLGLFIVNYFLRDPAAGAMVSYKIPVDARLPRLVGGTRIHLGTIVAVAACLIGAVYLFMTRGGFESRIVGLNPGFAAHLGLPIRWITLRAQLIGGLIAAGAGGIEMLGIYQRFSWQSLPGNGWTGVVAAILARDNPILIIPAALFLSYLQVGGDLIARNFDVPSEAVGLIQALVLLVVTSSAIMRNPRLMRFIQGRSNAATKTGEPKAAERSPA, encoded by the coding sequence ATGATCCGCTCCGCCTTCGCTTCCCTCGTCCTCACCGCCCTCCTGCTCGTGCTCGTCGTCGGCGTCGTGCTGGTGCCGATCGCGATGCGCCTGCCGGATCCGCTCGCGGTGCTCGACATGTTCGTGCTCGGCCCGTTCCGCAATCCGCGCCATACCGGCAACATCGTCGAGATGGCGACGCCGGCCATGATGTGCGGCCTCGCCGTGGCGATCATGTTCCGAGCCGGCATGTTCAATCTCGGCGTCGAGGGCGCCTTCTTCCTTGGCGGCCTCGCGACGGTGGCGACGGTGCTGGTCGTGCCGCTGCCCGGCTGGGCGATGGCGCCGGTCGGCCTCCTCGTCGGCGCCGTCGTCGGCTCCAGCATCTGCGCGGTGCCCGGCTATCTCAAGGCGCGCTACGAGGCTTCGGAACTCGTTTCCTCGCTGATGCTGAACTTCGCGGCGCTCTTCCTGGGGCTCTTCATCGTCAACTATTTCCTGCGCGATCCGGCGGCCGGGGCCATGGTCTCCTACAAGATCCCGGTGGACGCGCGACTGCCGCGCCTCGTCGGCGGAACGCGCATTCATCTCGGCACGATTGTCGCCGTGGCCGCCTGCCTGATCGGGGCCGTCTATCTCTTCATGACGCGCGGCGGCTTCGAATCGCGGATCGTCGGCCTCAATCCCGGCTTCGCAGCGCATCTCGGCCTGCCCATCCGCTGGATCACGCTGCGCGCGCAGCTGATCGGCGGCCTGATCGCGGCCGGCGCCGGCGGCATCGAGATGCTCGGGATCTATCAGCGCTTCTCGTGGCAATCGCTGCCCGGCAATGGCTGGACGGGCGTGGTGGCGGCCATCCTCGCCCGCGACAACCCGATCCTGATCATCCCCGCGGCGCTGTTCCTCTCCTACCTCCAGGTAGGCGGCGACCTCATCGCGCGCAATTTCGACGTGCCGAGCGAAGCCGTCGGCCTCATCCAGGCGCTGGTGCTGCTGGTCGTCACCTCTTCGGCGATCATGCGCAATCCACGCCTCATGCGCTTCATCCAGGGACGCAGCAATGCTGCGACCAAGACGGGCGAGCCGAAGGCCGCCGAACGGAGCCCCGCATGA
- a CDS encoding ABC transporter permease, whose amino-acid sequence MTELDLMGLVDFVPAVLRVTTPILLAALGVLISDRAGVLNIGVEGMMLSGAFAGVVASAATGSATAGLLAAIVAGGLLGAVLAAAVQILKSDLILSGIALNIAAAAGTTLLLFLMTGDKGMSGSLASKVLPNVAIPWIADVPVLGTLLSGHHVLTYAAFLAVPGVGIFLTRTPLGLRLRAVGESPESAAIAGINVVRVQVMALIVSGAFAGTGGAFLSMGYVSWFSQDMSAGRGFIALAAEVMGHGGASGTMFASLLLGAAEAIAVALQGRGLPSELMQTVPYVVPVVALVVYARRRQRLLARA is encoded by the coding sequence ATGACCGAGCTCGATCTCATGGGCCTCGTCGACTTCGTCCCGGCGGTCCTCCGCGTCACGACTCCGATCCTCCTCGCCGCGCTCGGGGTGCTGATCTCCGACCGCGCCGGCGTCCTCAATATCGGCGTCGAGGGCATGATGCTGTCGGGCGCCTTCGCGGGCGTCGTCGCGAGCGCGGCCACCGGCAGCGCGACGGCGGGCCTCCTCGCGGCCATCGTTGCCGGCGGCCTGCTAGGCGCCGTGCTCGCCGCCGCCGTGCAGATTCTCAAGTCCGACCTCATCCTCTCCGGCATCGCCCTCAACATCGCCGCTGCGGCGGGGACCACGTTGCTCCTCTTCCTGATGACCGGCGACAAGGGCATGTCGGGCTCGCTGGCGAGCAAGGTCCTGCCGAATGTCGCCATTCCTTGGATCGCCGACGTACCCGTTCTCGGCACGCTTCTGTCCGGCCATCACGTCCTCACCTATGCCGCCTTCCTGGCGGTTCCGGGGGTGGGCATCTTCCTGACGCGCACGCCCCTCGGCCTTCGCCTTCGCGCCGTGGGCGAGAGCCCGGAATCGGCGGCCATCGCGGGAATCAACGTCGTTCGGGTTCAGGTCATGGCGCTGATCGTGTCCGGGGCTTTCGCCGGAACGGGCGGCGCCTTCCTCTCCATGGGCTATGTCAGCTGGTTCTCGCAGGACATGAGCGCAGGTCGCGGGTTCATCGCGCTGGCCGCCGAGGTCATGGGGCATGGCGGGGCCTCGGGAACGATGTTCGCCTCGCTGCTTCTCGGTGCGGCCGAGGCCATCGCCGTCGCGCTGCAGGGCAGGGGGCTACCGAGCGAACTGATGCAGACCGTGCCCTATGTCGTGCCGGTTGTCGCGCTCGTCGTCTATGCAAGGCGCCGCCAGCGCCTTCTCGCGCGAGCCTGA
- a CDS encoding nucleoside hydrolase: METIKVIFDTDPGVDDAMALLFLHRAPQVEIVGVTTTFGNGRIDTTTWNALYLTERFGIDAPVASGPAAPLVGPAPPPTDFVHGANGLGDIPLPATLRRKADPRPAHRFIIDTVRAHPGEITIVAVGRMTNLALALREDPAIAGLVREIVIMGGAFGHNGFHGNVTPVAEANIHGDPLAADEVFGGIWRITVVGLDVTQRTQMTTDYLRALARDGGEAGRFIWDITRFYVAFHHAAGVADMFVHDSSAVAYLIDPSLFTTRRGSIRVVTDGIATGQTMLKPDEYNFPPGPWDDRPSHAVCIDVDTARLLSLYRDTITAA; the protein is encoded by the coding sequence ATGGAAACGATCAAGGTCATCTTCGACACGGACCCCGGCGTCGACGATGCCATGGCGCTCCTCTTCCTGCATCGCGCACCGCAGGTGGAAATCGTCGGCGTCACGACCACTTTCGGCAACGGCCGGATCGATACGACGACCTGGAACGCGCTCTACCTGACGGAGCGCTTCGGCATCGACGCACCGGTCGCCAGCGGCCCGGCGGCGCCCCTGGTCGGGCCGGCGCCGCCGCCGACGGACTTCGTCCACGGCGCGAACGGCCTCGGCGACATCCCGCTGCCGGCAACTCTCCGCCGGAAAGCCGACCCGCGGCCGGCACATCGCTTCATCATCGACACGGTCCGTGCCCATCCGGGCGAAATCACCATCGTCGCGGTCGGGCGGATGACCAATCTCGCCCTGGCGCTTCGCGAGGACCCTGCGATCGCCGGCCTCGTCCGCGAGATCGTCATCATGGGTGGCGCCTTCGGCCATAACGGCTTCCACGGCAATGTGACGCCGGTGGCCGAGGCCAATATCCATGGGGATCCGCTCGCCGCCGACGAGGTGTTCGGCGGCATCTGGCGGATCACCGTGGTCGGGCTGGACGTCACGCAGCGCACCCAGATGACGACCGACTATCTTCGTGCGCTCGCGCGGGATGGCGGCGAGGCGGGGCGGTTCATCTGGGACATCACGCGCTTCTACGTGGCGTTCCATCACGCGGCAGGCGTCGCGGACATGTTCGTCCACGATTCCTCCGCCGTCGCCTATCTCATCGATCCGTCGCTCTTCACGACGCGGCGCGGATCGATCCGCGTCGTCACCGATGGGATCGCGACCGGCCAGACCATGCTGAAGCCGGACGAGTACAATTTCCCGCCCGGGCCCTGGGACGACCGCCCCTCGCACGCCGTCTGCATCGACGTCGATACGGCCCGGCTGCTGTCGCTCTACCGCGACACGATCACCGCAGCCTGA
- a CDS encoding serine hydrolase, translating into MMNDRAPGSDGFASRAIDRTLKASLVALALLASPVLAAAVLADVLPPQISAVPIPDGQIDKAVAGLDAIAQSIMSRTGIPGLAIAVVHDGRTVYARGFGVRKVGDPAPVDADTVFQIASLSKSLAGSVVAHAVGRGVVAWDTPVVTHLPWFALKDPWVTQHVTIADLFSHRSGLPDHAGDDLEDIGFDRRAVLERLRLLPLDGFRDTYAYTNFGLTAAAESVAAAAGKPWEDLAETALYEPLGMTSTSSRFADFEKRPDRAFGHVKVGDVYQPKYQRQPDEQSPAGGVSSSVNDLARWMAMILQKGEFGGRRIIPEDALLPAITAEMISSPSYAVDARPGFYGYGFGVGITPAGRTLISHSGAFARGAGTYYAMLPSADVGIVILTNAASTGAAEAIGASFMDLVQFGDITTDWFALYGPRLGALSKPVGDLVGKQPPEHPTAAAALSSYVGVYANPYFGEATITEVGDRLELSIGPARQTYPLRHRDGGTFAISPSSENEPDGSLSSVAFGPAGEMRIGYLGGNGFGLFIRR; encoded by the coding sequence ATGATGAATGACCGCGCCCCAGGTTCGGACGGATTTGCGTCGCGCGCCATCGATCGGACGCTGAAAGCGTCCCTCGTAGCGCTCGCCCTTCTCGCAAGCCCGGTGCTCGCTGCTGCGGTTCTTGCCGATGTGCTGCCGCCGCAGATATCGGCCGTTCCCATTCCCGACGGACAGATCGATAAGGCGGTCGCCGGCCTCGACGCGATTGCTCAGTCGATCATGAGCCGCACCGGCATTCCGGGTCTGGCCATCGCCGTCGTCCATGACGGGCGAACCGTCTACGCCAGAGGCTTCGGCGTGCGCAAGGTCGGCGACCCGGCTCCCGTCGATGCCGACACGGTCTTCCAGATCGCCTCGCTGTCGAAGTCGCTCGCCGGCAGCGTGGTCGCCCACGCGGTCGGACGTGGCGTCGTCGCATGGGACACGCCGGTCGTCACCCACCTGCCCTGGTTTGCGCTGAAGGATCCATGGGTGACGCAGCATGTCACGATCGCCGATCTCTTCAGCCACCGCTCGGGTCTGCCGGATCATGCCGGCGACGATCTGGAGGATATCGGCTTTGATCGGCGAGCCGTCCTCGAGCGTCTGCGCCTGTTGCCGCTCGACGGCTTTCGCGACACCTATGCCTACACGAATTTCGGACTGACGGCGGCCGCTGAATCGGTTGCCGCCGCGGCGGGGAAGCCATGGGAGGATCTCGCCGAGACCGCCCTCTACGAACCTCTCGGCATGACCTCGACGAGCTCCCGTTTCGCCGATTTCGAGAAGCGGCCGGATCGCGCCTTCGGCCACGTGAAGGTGGGCGACGTCTACCAGCCGAAATACCAGCGACAACCGGATGAGCAATCGCCTGCCGGCGGCGTCAGTTCGTCGGTGAACGATCTGGCGCGCTGGATGGCGATGATCCTTCAGAAAGGCGAGTTCGGCGGCCGGCGGATCATTCCCGAGGACGCGCTGCTTCCCGCGATTACGGCTGAAATGATCTCGTCGCCGTCCTACGCCGTCGACGCGCGGCCAGGCTTCTATGGTTACGGTTTCGGAGTGGGGATCACGCCGGCCGGCCGGACGCTGATCAGCCATTCGGGCGCCTTCGCGCGCGGAGCCGGCACCTATTATGCCATGCTGCCCTCGGCCGATGTCGGCATTGTCATCCTGACCAACGCGGCATCGACCGGCGCGGCCGAGGCCATCGGCGCATCGTTCATGGATCTCGTCCAGTTCGGCGACATCACGACGGACTGGTTCGCCCTGTACGGGCCGCGTCTCGGCGCGCTCTCGAAGCCGGTGGGCGATCTCGTCGGAAAGCAGCCACCGGAACATCCGACCGCGGCCGCGGCACTCTCGAGCTATGTCGGCGTCTATGCCAATCCCTATTTCGGCGAGGCGACGATCACGGAGGTCGGCGATCGTCTCGAGCTCTCGATCGGTCCAGCGCGCCAGACCTACCCGCTGCGCCATCGGGACGGCGGGACGTTCGCGATCAGCCCTTCCAGCGAAAACGAGCCGGACGGCTCGCTCTCGTCGGTCGCCTTCGGGCCGGCGGGCGAAATGAGGATCGGCTATCTCGGCGGGAACGGCTTCGGCCTGTTCATCCGGCGCTGA
- a CDS encoding putative DNA modification/repair radical SAM protein — MAQSSLDKLRILADAAKYDASCASSGAEKRIAKPGGIGSTTGSGICHSYTPDGRCVSLLKILLTNYCLFDCAYCINRRSSNVRRARFSVDEVVDLTLGFYKRNYIEGLFLSSGIIRSPDYTMEQMMLVARKLRRDHGFAGYIHLKAIPEASPWLLEQAGLFADRMSVNIELASDVSLKRLAPEKDSRSISSAMGQMSERIAEAREERRSFAPAGQSTQMIVGADETTDEAVLRTSATLYSEYRLKRVYYSAFSPIPEASPNLPVKAPPLRRENRLYQADWLLRFYGFTVEEIAAGGEGGMLDLRIDPKLAYALKHRERFPVDVNSADRELLLRVPGLGSRAVDKIIASRRQTRLRWEDVARLSGGLRRARVFLVTADHHPARLIDRADLRDRLTPPARQLNLFE; from the coding sequence ATGGCACAGAGCAGCCTCGACAAGCTCCGCATCCTCGCCGATGCAGCGAAATACGACGCCTCCTGCGCTTCGTCGGGGGCGGAGAAGCGGATCGCGAAGCCCGGCGGTATCGGCTCGACGACAGGCAGCGGCATTTGTCATTCCTACACGCCGGACGGACGCTGTGTGTCGCTCCTCAAGATCCTGCTCACCAATTACTGCCTGTTCGACTGCGCGTACTGCATCAACCGCCGCTCGTCGAATGTGCGGCGGGCGCGGTTCAGCGTCGACGAAGTCGTCGATCTGACGCTCGGCTTCTACAAGCGCAACTATATCGAGGGGCTTTTCCTGTCCTCCGGTATCATACGCTCGCCCGACTATACGATGGAGCAGATGATGCTGGTGGCGAGGAAGCTGCGTCGCGACCATGGCTTCGCCGGTTATATTCATCTGAAGGCCATCCCTGAAGCGAGCCCCTGGCTTCTGGAACAGGCCGGCCTTTTTGCCGACCGGATGTCCGTAAACATCGAACTCGCATCCGATGTGAGCTTGAAGAGGCTGGCTCCCGAGAAGGACAGCCGCTCGATCAGCTCGGCCATGGGCCAGATGAGCGAGCGCATCGCCGAGGCGCGCGAGGAGCGGCGCTCCTTTGCGCCGGCCGGCCAGAGCACGCAGATGATCGTCGGCGCCGACGAGACCACCGACGAGGCGGTCCTGCGCACCAGCGCCACGCTCTATTCGGAATACCGATTGAAGCGCGTCTATTATTCCGCCTTCAGCCCGATTCCCGAAGCGAGCCCGAATCTGCCGGTCAAGGCACCGCCGCTTCGTCGCGAGAACCGCCTCTACCAGGCCGACTGGCTGCTCCGTTTCTACGGCTTCACAGTCGAGGAGATCGCGGCCGGCGGCGAGGGGGGTATGCTGGATCTGCGCATCGACCCGAAGCTGGCTTACGCCCTCAAGCATCGAGAGCGCTTTCCGGTCGATGTAAACAGCGCTGATCGCGAACTGCTCCTGCGCGTTCCCGGGCTCGGCAGCCGCGCGGTTGATAAGATCATCGCCAGCCGGCGCCAGACCCGGCTCAGATGGGAGGACGTCGCGCGGCTCAGCGGCGGCCTCCGCCGCGCCAGGGTATTCCTGGTGACGGCCGACCATCATCCCGCCCGACTGATCGACCGGGCGGATCTCCGCGACCGGCTGACGCCGCCGGCGCGGCAGTTGAACCTCTTCGAATGA
- a CDS encoding UdgX family uracil-DNA binding protein (This protein belongs to the uracil DNA glycosylase superfamily, members of which act in excision repair of DNA. However, it belongs more specifically to UdgX branch, whose founding member was found to bind uracil in DNA (where it does not belong), without cleaving it, appears to promote DNA repair by a pathway involving RecA, rather than base excision.) yields MKRRVELQEGADLDGFRRAARALFAGQVPPEDIVWTTGGIPALFGEGQVPEAPRLALPRAVADLVGLVVCHRDPERYALLYALIWRVLHGERDLLTLASDPLVHRLAMMAKTIRRDVHKMHAFVRFRAVPADGGEHFVAWFEPDHFVLALAAPFFVDRFRGMRWSILTPVGSLHWDTVALAIGPAADRRDAAGGDIIEESWRGYYESAFNPARVNPALMRAEMPKRYWRNLPEANLIPGLVRSAASRVGEMTERAAVPSAKRNPEKAVAAMSDQDPKTLEALNSLIAASEPMVKGGTRAVLGEGPIGADIAFVGEQPGDQEDIEGRPFVGPAGVMLDRAMREVGIARSRVYVTNAVKHFKYEQRGKRRLHQSPTAGEVKHYRWWLMRELAFVEPKLVVALGATAVLALTGKALPVTRMRGPHELGGHKGFITVHPSYLLRIPDPSAKEAAYAQFLDDLSAVRALSAEVER; encoded by the coding sequence ATGAAGCGGCGCGTCGAGCTTCAGGAGGGCGCCGATCTCGACGGGTTCCGGCGCGCCGCCCGGGCCCTCTTCGCCGGGCAGGTGCCGCCTGAAGACATCGTATGGACCACAGGCGGCATTCCGGCCCTGTTTGGCGAGGGACAGGTACCCGAGGCGCCGCGGTTGGCGCTTCCGCGCGCGGTCGCCGATCTCGTCGGTCTCGTCGTCTGTCATCGCGATCCCGAGCGGTATGCGCTCCTCTATGCGCTCATCTGGCGGGTGCTGCACGGAGAGCGCGACTTGCTCACACTCGCGAGCGATCCTCTCGTCCATCGCCTGGCGATGATGGCGAAGACGATCCGGCGCGATGTGCACAAGATGCATGCCTTCGTCCGCTTCCGCGCCGTCCCGGCCGATGGCGGGGAGCATTTCGTCGCCTGGTTCGAGCCCGATCACTTTGTTCTCGCGCTCGCCGCGCCTTTCTTCGTCGATCGCTTCCGCGGCATGCGCTGGTCGATCCTGACCCCCGTGGGCTCGCTGCATTGGGACACCGTCGCGCTGGCGATCGGCCCGGCGGCGGATCGGCGCGATGCGGCGGGCGGGGACATTATCGAGGAAAGCTGGCGCGGCTACTACGAAAGCGCCTTCAACCCGGCCCGGGTCAATCCGGCGTTGATGCGAGCGGAGATGCCGAAGCGCTATTGGCGCAACCTGCCGGAGGCGAACCTCATCCCGGGCCTCGTCCGATCGGCCGCCTCACGCGTTGGGGAGATGACGGAGCGCGCGGCCGTGCCCTCCGCCAAGCGCAATCCGGAAAAGGCGGTGGCAGCCATGTCGGACCAGGACCCCAAGACGCTCGAGGCGCTCAACAGCCTGATCGCAGCTTCCGAACCAATGGTAAAGGGCGGGACGCGCGCCGTGCTCGGCGAGGGGCCGATCGGGGCCGACATCGCTTTTGTCGGCGAGCAACCGGGCGATCAGGAGGATATCGAGGGGCGGCCGTTCGTGGGGCCGGCCGGCGTGATGCTCGATCGTGCGATGCGTGAGGTCGGCATCGCTCGCTCCAGGGTCTATGTCACCAATGCGGTGAAACATTTCAAGTACGAGCAGCGCGGCAAGCGGCGGCTGCACCAGTCCCCGACGGCCGGCGAGGTGAAGCACTATCGCTGGTGGCTGATGCGCGAGCTTGCTTTCGTCGAGCCGAAGCTGGTGGTGGCGCTCGGCGCGACCGCCGTCCTCGCGCTGACGGGAAAGGCGTTGCCAGTGACCAGGATGCGCGGTCCTCACGAGCTCGGCGGCCACAAGGGCTTTATCACCGTCCACCCGTCCTACCTGCTGCGCATCCCCGACCCCTCCGCCAAAGAAGCCGCCTACGCCCAATTCCTCGACGACCTCAGCGCCGTGAGGGCGCTGTCGGCGGAGGTAGAGCGGTGA
- a CDS encoding autotransporter outer membrane beta-barrel domain-containing protein codes for MALAAGWSLYDGYTQSYSVEYKNSLQSALAQEGTLLVGLNVSGSPVTVTMDTGSVGLVLSANYFQSYSTAGTPGWEYYNSSGLLLTGYFNDFQVELDNGRDANGNPTKVSATLPVLVVTEAYCLGVGADPCDAEYAVNHVSMMGVGYDRNTMGTGTLDLSLTGKELNKLLKAAPTTSEAYNLFLNIDGMAEGALRRGYIITPNGVELGLTAANTSASAFTYSQLVLQSAGVDGAAPNWQSVVADVTLAGTSSNANLLMDTGIPGSFFEVPGGNKGPAPAGTEITISLAGGSATYSFIVGDMSNPQTPSFVSIGSPESGFVNSGLHSYAGLNVLFDADGGFLGVAANGFSDATNVSVNQLIAATGPLVLTQDFATDLPVLLVGDSTITTADTATFDAAIFGPGSLTLAGGTVILNGAVTNDGGVTAASGTTILNGSMTGDLTVATDARFADYNNGYAVAEGSTLVNDGVFVGAGSGAAFVNAGTVENAGTVLAAVDNSGTWTNENGARLSGAVVNSGTLTNSGEIDTGSAATFVNTGTVDNSGTVTASVDNSGTWTNGGTLIGALANSGSFTNSGLVEGTVTNTGTITNTGTIDGDVTAWGPFANQGAVSGTLTLYGAHHGNGSVGGLVVKAGGIVSPGNSVGAIAVSGDAVFEPGSYLAAEIGPNGVSDLLSVGGTLTAGGATLLLLPTNDFLPSLGNTYAVVEAGSIASAFTVASPLFGTADAPLPFLGASLDENGVLTLGRSAVSYADYATTQNARSAALAADSLGLGSPLNQSLALMGAAEAPGVLASLSGEVSASAESTLQQQSIYLRDAVSRRVRQAFADTDGAAGTGNQTARLAPGLDATAWSQAYGGWGDTSSDGNAAALSRSIGGFLLGADAALGADWRVGVAGGYSRSDFSLGGIGGGGSSDNYDVALYGGTRQGAMSLRFGAGYSWHDIATSRAALTPEAEFLSADYGGGTAQAFGEAAYGFSVQNGTIEPFANLAYVDLAVDGYSESGGPAALAFGEGGMSTTYGVVGIRMAQSYDIQDGMKLLAHGGIGWQHAFGDVVPEATAAFAGSSSFTVAGAPIARDAALIDAFLGLRPSSQLDLGLRYSGQIADAATDNAVEGTLEVRF; via the coding sequence ATGGCACTGGCTGCGGGCTGGAGCCTCTACGACGGCTACACGCAGTCCTACTCGGTCGAGTACAAGAACTCGCTGCAATCGGCGCTCGCCCAGGAAGGCACCCTGCTCGTCGGGCTCAATGTCAGCGGCAGCCCCGTCACGGTCACGATGGATACCGGTTCGGTCGGGCTCGTGCTTTCGGCCAACTACTTCCAGAGTTATTCGACGGCCGGAACGCCGGGCTGGGAATACTACAATAGCTCGGGGCTGCTCCTCACCGGCTATTTCAACGATTTCCAGGTCGAGCTCGACAACGGCAGGGACGCGAACGGCAACCCGACGAAGGTCAGCGCGACACTGCCGGTTCTCGTCGTCACCGAGGCCTATTGCCTCGGCGTCGGCGCCGATCCCTGCGATGCGGAATACGCGGTCAACCATGTCAGCATGATGGGCGTCGGCTACGACCGCAACACGATGGGAACGGGCACGCTCGACCTCTCGCTGACAGGCAAGGAACTCAACAAGCTGCTCAAGGCCGCGCCGACGACGTCGGAGGCCTACAACCTCTTCCTCAATATCGACGGAATGGCGGAAGGCGCGCTGCGCCGCGGCTACATCATCACGCCAAATGGCGTCGAGCTCGGCCTCACCGCGGCCAACACCTCGGCTTCGGCCTTCACCTATTCGCAGCTCGTTCTCCAAAGCGCCGGCGTCGATGGCGCCGCTCCCAACTGGCAGTCGGTCGTCGCCGATGTCACGCTCGCCGGCACGTCGAGCAACGCCAATCTCCTGATGGACACCGGCATTCCCGGCTCGTTCTTCGAGGTGCCGGGCGGCAACAAGGGCCCTGCCCCCGCCGGCACCGAGATCACCATCAGCCTCGCCGGCGGCAGCGCGACCTACAGCTTCATCGTCGGCGACATGAGCAATCCGCAGACGCCGTCCTTCGTCAGCATCGGCTCGCCCGAAAGCGGCTTCGTCAATTCCGGCCTTCACAGCTATGCCGGGCTGAATGTCCTCTTCGACGCCGATGGCGGCTTCCTCGGCGTAGCGGCGAACGGCTTCAGCGACGCGACCAATGTCAGCGTCAACCAGCTGATCGCCGCCACCGGCCCGCTGGTGCTGACGCAGGACTTCGCGACCGACCTGCCGGTGCTGCTCGTCGGCGACAGCACGATCACCACCGCCGACACCGCTACCTTCGACGCCGCCATCTTCGGCCCCGGCAGCCTGACGCTCGCCGGGGGTACGGTCATCCTGAACGGCGCCGTCACCAATGACGGCGGCGTGACGGCAGCCTCGGGGACCACGATCCTGAACGGGTCGATGACAGGTGACCTCACGGTGGCGACCGACGCCCGCTTCGCCGATTACAACAATGGCTATGCCGTCGCCGAAGGCAGCACGCTCGTGAACGACGGCGTCTTCGTCGGCGCGGGCTCCGGGGCGGCCTTCGTCAATGCCGGAACCGTGGAGAACGCGGGAACGGTTCTTGCGGCCGTCGACAACAGCGGCACCTGGACGAACGAAAACGGCGCCAGGCTCTCCGGCGCCGTCGTCAACTCGGGCACGCTCACCAATAGCGGCGAGATCGACACCGGCAGCGCTGCGACCTTCGTCAACACGGGCACGGTCGACAATTCCGGGACGGTCACCGCCAGCGTCGACAACAGCGGGACCTGGACGAATGGCGGAACCCTGATCGGCGCGCTCGCCAATTCAGGGAGCTTCACCAATAGCGGCCTTGTCGAGGGCACGGTCACCAACACGGGCACCATCACCAATACCGGCACGATCGACGGCGACGTTACCGCCTGGGGTCCCTTCGCCAACCAGGGCGCGGTGTCCGGAACGCTGACGCTCTATGGCGCACATCACGGCAATGGCAGCGTCGGCGGGCTCGTCGTCAAGGCGGGCGGCATCGTCTCGCCCGGCAACTCGGTCGGCGCCATCGCGGTGTCGGGCGACGCGGTGTTCGAACCGGGCTCGTATCTGGCGGCCGAGATCGGCCCGAACGGCGTTTCGGACCTCCTGAGTGTCGGCGGCACACTGACCGCCGGCGGCGCGACGCTCCTTCTGCTGCCGACCAACGACTTCCTGCCCTCGCTCGGAAACACCTATGCCGTCGTCGAGGCGGGGTCGATCGCATCCGCCTTCACGGTCGCGTCGCCGCTGTTCGGCACCGCCGATGCGCCCCTCCCCTTTCTCGGAGCAAGCCTCGACGAGAACGGCGTGCTGACGCTCGGACGCAGCGCGGTGAGCTATGCCGACTATGCGACGACACAGAACGCCCGCAGTGCCGCGCTGGCGGCCGACAGCCTCGGCCTCGGATCACCGCTCAACCAGTCGCTGGCCCTGATGGGGGCAGCGGAGGCGCCGGGCGTCCTCGCGAGCCTGTCGGGCGAAGTGAGCGCATCGGCCGAATCCACGCTGCAGCAACAGTCGATCTATCTGCGCGACGCCGTATCGCGCCGCGTCCGGCAGGCCTTCGCCGATACCGACGGCGCCGCCGGCACGGGCAATCAGACCGCGCGTCTCGCCCCGGGCCTCGATGCCACCGCCTGGTCGCAGGCCTATGGCGGATGGGGAGATACCTCCTCCGACGGCAATGCCGCGGCGCTGTCGCGATCGATCGGCGGCTTCCTGCTCGGCGCGGATGCCGCGCTCGGCGCGGACTGGCGCGTCGGCGTCGCCGGTGGCTATAGCCGGTCGGATTTCTCGCTGGGCGGCATCGGCGGCGGCGGATCGAGCGACAATTACGACGTCGCGCTCTATGGCGGCACACGGCAGGGCGCGATGAGCCTGCGCTTCGGCGCCGGCTACAGCTGGCACGACATCGCCACGTCGCGCGCAGCGCTGACGCCGGAGGCGGAGTTCCTTTCCGCCGATTATGGCGGTGGCACGGCCCAGGCCTTCGGCGAGGCGGCCTACGGCTTCAGCGTCCAGAACGGCACGATCGAACCCTTCGCCAATCTCGCCTATGTCGATCTCGCCGTGGACGGCTACTCGGAATCCGGCGGCCCGGCGGCGCTCGCCTTCGGCGAAGGCGGCATGTCGACCACTTACGGCGTGGTCGGCATCCGCATGGCGCAGAGCTACGACATCCAGGACGGCATGAAGCTGCTCGCGCATGGCGGCATCGGCTGGCAGCATGCGTTCGGCGATGTCGTCCCGGAAGCGACGGCAGCCTTCGCGGGCTCTTCGAGCTTCACGGTCGCCGGCGCTCCGATCGCCCGCGACGCGGCGCTGATCGATGCCTTCCTCGGCCTGCGGCCGAGCAGCCAGCTCGATCTCGGGCTGCGCTATTCCGGGCAGATCGCCGACGCCGCGACCGACAACGCCGTCGAGGGCACGCTCGAGGTTCGCTTCTGA